The following proteins come from a genomic window of Panicum hallii strain FIL2 chromosome 8, PHallii_v3.1, whole genome shotgun sequence:
- the LOC112902763 gene encoding probable beta-D-xylosidase 7: protein MGTSSRHDATSTAAHALLLLLVLMLSPSAAADPGFSCGPSSPSRSLPFCDRSLPASRRAADLVSRMTVAEKVSQMGDEAAGVPRLGVPAYKYWSEGLHGLAFWGHGLRFDGAVRGVTSFPQVLLTAASFDEGLWFRIGQAIGREARALYNLGQAEGLTIWSPNVNIFRDPRWGRGQETPGEDPATAGKYAVAFVRGIQGSSPAGGAAPAPLQASACCKHATAYDLEDWNGVQRYNFDARVTARDLADTFNPPFRSCVVDGGATCVMCAYTGVNGVPACASSDLLTRTFRGEWGLDGYVASDCDAVAIMRDAQRYAPTPEDTVAVALKAGLDLNCGTYTQEHGIAAIRQGKMSEKDVDKALTNLFAVRMRLGHFDGDPRGSKPYGGLGAADVCTAEHRSLALEAAQDGIVLLKNDVGILPLDRSAVGSAAVIGHNADNPLVLSGNYFGPACETTTPLKVLQSYVKNVRFLAGCNSAACGFAATGQAAALASSSEYVFLFMGLSQDQEKEGLDRTSLLLPGKQQSLITAVASAAKRPVILVLLTGGPVDITFAQSNPKIGAILWAGYPGQAGGLAIARVLFGDHNPSGRLPVTWYPEDFTKVPMTDMRMRADPATGYPGRSYRFYTGKTVYKFGYGLSYSKFSHQLVTGGKNPAPNTSLLAGLPAASTDTASYYHVDDIGDDGCEKLKFPAEVEVENHGPMDGKHSVLMFLRWPNATDGRPSSQLIGFRSQHLKAGEKASVRIDVSPCEHFSRAREDGKMVIDRGSHFLMVGKDEWEISFEA, encoded by the exons ATGGGCACCTCTTCCCGCCACGATGCCACCAGCACGGCGGCGCatgcgctgctgctgcttctggtACTGATGCTGTCGCCATCGGCGGCCGCCGACCCGGGGTTCTCGTGCGGCccgtcgtcgccgtcgcggTCCCTCCCGTTCTGCGACCGGTCGCTCCCTGCgtcgcggcgcgcggcggaccTGGTGTCCCGGATGACGGTGGCGGAGAAGGTGTCACAGATGGGGGACGAGGCGGCGGGCGTGCCCCGGCTGGGGGTGCCGGCGTACAAGTACTGGTCGGAGGGGCTCCACGGGCTGGCCTTCTGGGGCCACGGCCTCCGGTTCGACGGCGCCGTCCGGGGGGTCACCAGCTTCCCGCAGGTGCTCCTTACCGCCGCCTCCTTCGACGAGGGCCTCTGGTTCCGCATCGGCCAG GCGATCGGCCGGGAGGCCCGGGCGCTGTACAACCTGGGGCAGGCGGAGGGGCTCACCATCTGGTCCCCGAACGTGAACATCTTCCGGGACCCGCGCTGGGGCCGGGGGCAGGAGACCCCCGGCGAGGACCCGGCCACGGCCGGCAAGTACGCCGTCGCCTTCGTCCGGGGCATCCAGGGCAGCTCCCCGGCAGGCGGCGCGGCGCCCGCGCCGCTGCAGGCCTCGGCTTGCTGCAAGCACGCCACGGCCTACGACCTCGAGGACTGGAACGGCGTGCAGCGCTACAACTTCGACGCCCGCGTCACGGCGCGGGACCTGGCCGACACCTTCAACCCGCCCTTCCGGAGCTGCGTCGTCGACGGCGGGGCCACCTGCGTCATGTGCGCCTACACGGGCGTCAACGGCGTGCCGGCGTGCGCCAGCTCCGACCTGCTCACCAGGACGTTCAGGGGCGAGTGGGGCCTCGACGGCTACGTCGCGTCGGACTGCGACGCCGTGGCCATCATGCGCGACGCCCAGCGCTACGCGCCCACGCCGGAGGACACCGTCGCCGTCGCCCTCAAGGCCG GATTGGACCTGAACTGCGGGACCTACACTCAGGAGCACGGCATTGCGGCGATCCGGCAGGGGAAGATGTCGGAGAAGGACGTGGACAAGGCCCTAACGAACCTCTTCGCCGTGCGCATGCGGCTGGGGCACTTCGACGGCGACCCGCGCGGCAGCAAGCCGTACGGCGggctcggcgcggcggacgTGTGCACGGCGGAGCACAGGAGCCTCGCGCTCGAGGCGGCGCAGGACGGCATCGTGCTGCTCAAGAACGACGTGGGGATCCTTCCGCTCGACCGGTCCGCGGTCGGCTCCGCGGCCGTCATCGGCCACAACGCCGACAACCCGCTCGTCCTCAGCGGCAACTACTTCGGCCCGGCGTGTGAGACCACCACGCCGCTCAAGGTGCTCCAGAGCTACGTCAAGAACGTGAGGTTCCTGGCCGGGTGCAACTCGGCGGCGTGCGGCTTCGCCGCGACGGGACAGGCGGCCGCGCTGGCGAGCTCGTCCGAGTACGTGTTCCTGTTCATGGGCCTGAGCCAGGACCAGGAGAAGGAAGGGCTGGACAGGACGAGCCTGCTGCTCCCGGGCAAGCAGCAGAGCCTCATCACCGCCGTCGCCAGCGCGGCGAAGAGACCGGTGATCCTCGTGCTCCTCACCGGCGGCCCAGTGGACATCACGTTCGCGCAATCGAACCCCAAGATCGGCGCCATCCTCTGGGCAGGATACCCCGGCCAGGCCGGCGGACTCGCCATTGCCAGAGTCCTCTTCGGCGACCACAACCCCAGCGGGAGGCTGCCGGTGACCTGGTACCCCGAGGACTTCACCAAGGTGCCCATGACGGACATGCGGATGCGCGCCGACCCGGCCACCGGCTACCCCGGCCGGAGCTATCGCTTCTACACGGGCAAGACCGTCTACAAGTTCGGCTACGGCCTCAGCTACTCCAAGTTCTCGCACCAGCTAGTCACCGGCGGAAAGAACCCTGCTCCCAACACGAGCCTACTCGCCGGCCTGCCCGCGGCGTCCACAGACACCGCGAGCTACTACCACGTTGACGACATCGGCGACGACGGGTGCGAGAAGCTCAAGTTCCCGGCGGAGGTCGAGGTAGAGAACCACGGACCCATGGACGGCAAGCACTCGGTGCTCATGTTCCTCCGGTGGCCGAACGCGACCGACGGCCGGCCGTCGAGCCAACTGATCGGGTTCCGGAGCCAGCATCTCAAGGCAGGGGAGAAGGCCAGCGTCAGGATCGACGTCAGCCCGTGCGAGCACTTCAGTAGGGCGAGGGAGGACGGCAAGATGGTGATCGACAGAGGGTCCCACTTTCTCATGGTTGGCAAGGATGAGTGGGAGATCAGCTTCGAAGCATGA
- the LOC112903405 gene encoding uncharacterized protein LOC112903405 isoform X1, whose translation MAAAAAAAAHEGSARRRTAYARTELEELRGAPSEEAQARLWAEVRAALAAAGFSGEYDGLLAAEEEEPRSRRGSKGRKAAGGGGSGAGRKWSEEAAAASRFSGVPEIGAWRNGDLGAPHEHCFDAAAHDPGVAYGVVEEQVEDVEYEDDSDDDYEGILKPAFAVDGDPDFESGEPLDGFEYLRRVRWEARQIPKVKVAKVDLSAARKEQTPYMPEIPDIPKCSPDLRASKQWEDAFVNHFSETRLMFSEHVSSGEPSISGGMKNYTKVGSSTEPQTDPTLTMVRNMDAVARAATLRNFIDMIQSLDSLSRNNCLWLFALCVAVDVPLDAETCASLRSLLRKCATILATKSEMDDEVIMLNILMAISGRYFGQYEHRCE comes from the exons atggcggccgccgccgccgccgcggcccacGAGGGATCCGCGCGCAGGAGGACGGCGTACGCGAGGACGGAGCTCGAGGAGCTCAGGGGCGCCCCGTCGGAGGAGGCGCAGGCGCGGCTTTGGGCCGAGGtccgcgccgccctcgccgccgccggcttctCCGGCGAGTACGACGGGCTCCTCGCCGCTGAAGAAGAGGAGCCTAGGAGCAGGAgggggagcaaggggaggaagGCCGCGGGCGGGGGAGGCTCGGGGGCCGGGAGGAAGTGGAgcgaagaggcggcggcggcgtcccggTTCTCTG GTGTGCCTGAGATTGGTGCGTGGAGAAATGGGGATTTGGGGGCTCCTCACGAACACTGCTTTGATGCTGCTGCTCATGACCCTGGTGTGGCGTATGGAGTGGTTGAAGAGCAAGTTGAAGATGTGGAGTATGAAGATGACAGCGATGATGACTATGAGGGCATTCTGAAGCCTGCATTTGCGGTGGACGGGGACCCTGATTTCGAGTCTGGAGAGCCTCTTGACGGTTTTGAGTATCTTCGGCGTGTCAG GTGGGAGGCTAGACAAATTCCGAAAGTGAAGGTAGCCAAGGTGGATTTGAGTGCAGCTAGAAAGGAGCAAACACCTTATATGCCAGAAATTCCTGACATACCTAAGTGCTCACCTGATTTGCGCGCATCAAAGCAATGGGAAGATGCATTTGTTAACCATTTTTCTGAGACCAGACTG ATGTTCTCTGAGCATGTCAGCTCTGGCGAACCATCTATATCTGGTGGAATGAAAAACTACACAAAAGTTGGAAGCAGCACAGAGCCACAGACTGACCCAACACTGACAATGGTTCGCAACATGGATGCAGTTGCTAGAGCTGCGACGCTAAGGAACTTCATAGATATGATCCAGAGTTTGGACTCACTCTCGAGGAATAACTGCCTGTGGCTCTTTGCACTCTGTGTAGCCGTGGACGTTCCCTTGGACGCAGAGACATGTGCCTCCCTAAGGTCCTTGCTGCGCAAGTGCGCAACAATCCTTGCCACAAAGTCGGAGATGGATGACGAGGTTATAATGCTGAATATACTGATGGCAATATCTGGAAGGTATTTTGGACAGTATGAGCATAGATGTGAGTAG
- the LOC112903405 gene encoding gem-associated protein 2-like isoform X2, giving the protein MEPAHGCCRRPCMEAFRMMELLTLEESASTMIRRSRRRPTGSSGLLAASLSGAGFGRPVGGSCRGGVPEIGAWRNGDLGAPHEHCFDAAAHDPGVAYGVVEEQVEDVEYEDDSDDDYEGILKPAFAVDGDPDFESGEPLDGFEYLRRVRWEARQIPKVKVAKVDLSAARKEQTPYMPEIPDIPKCSPDLRASKQWEDAFVNHFSETRLMFSEHVSSGEPSISGGMKNYTKVGSSTEPQTDPTLTMVRNMDAVARAATLRNFIDMIQSLDSLSRNNCLWLFALCVAVDVPLDAETCASLRSLLRKCATILATKSEMDDEVIMLNILMAISGRYFGQYEHRCE; this is encoded by the exons ATGGAGCCTGCACATGgatgctgccgccgcccgtgcaTGGAGGCGTTCCGGATGATGGAGCTGCTAACGTTGGAAGAAAGCGCAAGCACCATGATCAG GAGGTCACGGCGGCGGCCTACAGGCAGTTCGGGTTTGCTGGCGGCGAGTCTCTCCGGCGCAGGGTTTGGCCGGCCGGTGGGTGGATCATGTAGAGGAG GTGTGCCTGAGATTGGTGCGTGGAGAAATGGGGATTTGGGGGCTCCTCACGAACACTGCTTTGATGCTGCTGCTCATGACCCTGGTGTGGCGTATGGAGTGGTTGAAGAGCAAGTTGAAGATGTGGAGTATGAAGATGACAGCGATGATGACTATGAGGGCATTCTGAAGCCTGCATTTGCGGTGGACGGGGACCCTGATTTCGAGTCTGGAGAGCCTCTTGACGGTTTTGAGTATCTTCGGCGTGTCAG GTGGGAGGCTAGACAAATTCCGAAAGTGAAGGTAGCCAAGGTGGATTTGAGTGCAGCTAGAAAGGAGCAAACACCTTATATGCCAGAAATTCCTGACATACCTAAGTGCTCACCTGATTTGCGCGCATCAAAGCAATGGGAAGATGCATTTGTTAACCATTTTTCTGAGACCAGACTG ATGTTCTCTGAGCATGTCAGCTCTGGCGAACCATCTATATCTGGTGGAATGAAAAACTACACAAAAGTTGGAAGCAGCACAGAGCCACAGACTGACCCAACACTGACAATGGTTCGCAACATGGATGCAGTTGCTAGAGCTGCGACGCTAAGGAACTTCATAGATATGATCCAGAGTTTGGACTCACTCTCGAGGAATAACTGCCTGTGGCTCTTTGCACTCTGTGTAGCCGTGGACGTTCCCTTGGACGCAGAGACATGTGCCTCCCTAAGGTCCTTGCTGCGCAAGTGCGCAACAATCCTTGCCACAAAGTCGGAGATGGATGACGAGGTTATAATGCTGAATATACTGATGGCAATATCTGGAAGGTATTTTGGACAGTATGAGCATAGATGTGAGTAG
- the LOC112902944 gene encoding peroxidase 2-like, with protein sequence MATAFRPWFLLSCGLLLAAACHGLQVGFYQKTCPRAEAIVRAEVQKAVRRDPGLGAGLIRMLFHDCFVEGCDGSILLDPTPANPRPEKKGPPNDSSQRSYEVIDAAKRALEKACPGTVSCADVVAFAARDASDLLSGSRISFAMPGGRLDGRRSLESQTSVLPPPFANLNTLAARFAAKGLGVEDLVVLSGAHSVGRSHCSSFVAERIASPSDMDAALAAQLRRQCPASPSLGNDPVVAEDAVTPNALDNQYYRNLLDRKVLFTSDAVLMSSAQTAGMVGDLARPDGTWEKKFAAAMVKLASIGVKTGSDGDIRKKCRVVN encoded by the exons ATGGCTACTGCTTTTAGGCCATGGTTTCTGCTCTCATGTGGGCTGCTCCTGGCAGCGGCGTGCCATGGCCTCCAGGTGGGCTTCTACCAGAAGACTTGCCCCAGGGCGGAGGCCATCGTGAGGGCCGAGGTGCAGAAGGCCGTGCGAAGGGACCCCGGCCTCGGCGCCGGCCTCATCCGCATGCTCTTCCACGACTGCTTCGTAGAG GGTTGTGACGGATCCATCCTTCTCGACCCGACGCCGGCGAACCCACGGCCGGAGAAGAAGGGCCCGCCCAACGACAGCAGCCAGCGGAGCTACGAGGTGATCGACGCGGCGAAGCGCGCCCTGGAGAAGGCCTGCCCCGGCACGGTGTCCTGCGCCGACGTGGTCGCCTTCGCGGCGCGCGACGCGTCCGACCTCCTCAGCGGCTCGCGGATCAGCTTCGCGATGCCGGGCGGGCGGCTCGACGGACGCAGGTCCCTGGAGAGCCAGACGAGCGTCCTGCCCCCGCCGTTCGCCAACCTCAACACCCTCGCCGCCAGGTTCGCCGCCAAAGGCTTGGGCGTCGAGGACCTGGTCGTGCTCTCCGGCGCGCACTCCGTCGGGCGCTCCCACTGCTCCTCCTTCGTCGCCGAGCGCATCGCCTCCCCGTCCGATATGGacgcggcgctggcggcccaGCTGAGGCGGCAGTGCCCGGCCAGCCCGTCCCTCGGCAACGACCCCGTGGTGGCGGAGGACGCCGTCACCCCGAACGCGCTGGACAACCAGTACTACAGGAACCTGCTGGACCGCAAGGTGCTCTTCACGTCGGATGCCGTGCTGATGTCGTCGGCGCAGACGGCTGGGATGGTGGGTGACCTCGCGCGCCCGGACGGGACGTGGGAGAAGAAGTTTGCAGCTGCGATGGTGAAGCTGGCGAGTATCGGAGTGAAGACCGGCAGCGACGGAGACATCAGGAAGAAGTGTCGGGTCGTCaactag